The Arenibacter algicola region GACAAAATTGAGGGGGACCACACTTCCGACAAGCCCAATATTGTTTGGATTTATTTGGAGGACACGGCACCTTTATTGGGCTGTTATGGAGAGCCATTGGTTGACACTCCCAATATAGACAGTCTTGCCACAAGGGGAGTGCTCTATAAAAATGTATTTATGCCCGCCCCCGTATGTTCGGCAAGTAGGTCCAGTATCATCACCGGTATGATGTCTACTAGTTTCGGGGCACAAAACCATCATAGTTCCAGGACTACTGAGTCGGCCATATATTTGCCCGAACAGACGCAAACGATTCCCGAACTATTTAAAGGGGCCGGATATTTCACCTTCAATAATGGCAAGGACGATTATAATTTTGTGTACGATAGGAAAGACCTTTATGATCAAGAGTATGTATACCATCCCTTGTATGGGAAAAGTGGTGAACGGTTAGATCTGGCTAGCTTGAAAGGGAAAGAACCCTTTTTTGGGCAGATTCAGATGTACGGAGGAAAAGAAATTTTCAATTCCAAATTCAAGGAGAACGTGGCTTCCCCGGTGGACCGTTCCCAGATAAAACTGCCACCTTATTTGCCCCATCACCCGGCTATAGTGGAAGAGTACGCCAACCATCTGGATGCCATTCAGATTACCGATGAAAAAGTAGGTGAAATTATGGGTAAACTCAGGGAAAACGATTTGTTAAAGAACACTATAGTTTTCTTTTTTTCCGATCATGGAATGCGTTTGACCAGGAATAAGCAATTCCTTTATGATGGGGGACTACAGGTGCCCTTGATCATTGCCGATTTTAGGGAAGGGAAATCAAAAATACAAACTGGATCCGTGAATTCCGACCTGATTGCCGGGTTGGATTTGGGAACAACTGCCCTTGCTTTGGCCAAAATCCCTATTCCGGAAAATATGGAAGGCAGGGATATTTTTAATGAGTCCATAGGCCCTCGAGAGTTTGTTATTTCTACCAGAGATCGTTGCGATTTTACCATAGACCGGATACGGTCTGTGCGGTCCAAGGAGTTTAAGTATATCCGAAACTTTATGACGGACAGGCCTTATACACAACCTACATATATGGATTTTGATAAGGTAGAGTTTGTAGGGGTAATGAAACAATTACATGCGGAAGGAAAGTTGAATGAGGCACAAGATCGCTTCATGGCTGCTGTGCGGCCCTCGGAAGAATTGTATGATATAAATGCCGATCCTTTTGAATTGAACAATTTGGCGCAAAATCCTCAATATTCCAGAGTATTGGAGAAATACCGTTCTGTGTTAAATCAATGGGTTTTGGAAACCGATGACAAAGGACAATACGGAGAGGATGAGGCCGGTTTGAAATTCATGTTGGGCATATGGGGAAAGGACTGTGTTAATCCAGAGTACGATGTTCTCAGGAAGAAATATCCAAATTTTGAGGGATCGTTGGTTTATTTAAAGCGTGAACCCTCTAAAAAAGTGGAACCAGATTTTGTTGGCACGCCGCTTTTTGACATAGAAGGGGATCAACTTGTTCAATTTTCATTGCGGCCTATTGATGCGGAATAAAATACCGTGGTATTTGTGACTAATGTTATTTATACTATTGGGCTACCTAAATCTAAGGGGTATTATTTGCAAATGTTGATATTCCTGACCTAAATCATTTCAAAAATTTCCAAGAACAATTACCTTGTTTTGAAAGTAAATAATTTTGAAAAACATGGGAAAATGGCAATCATAACTAAAAAAGAGCTCCAGGATTTAGAAAGTATACGCAATGTGCATTGCATATCCATTTATATGCCTACCCATCAAAAGGGGGAAGAGGTTTTACAACAGGAGGATGCTAAATTGCTGAAAAATCATTTAAAGGAAGTTAAAAATAAATTGGAGCGGGAACCTTTGGGTAAAAGAGAAATTGCAGAATTAATCGCCCCTATTCAAGAACTGATCCACGATGGGGAGTTTTGGAGACACCAATCCAATGGACTGGCACTTTTTTTAACCAATGGCATTGTTAAAATGTATTCGCTTCCTATTTCCTTCGAATCTTTCAACCATGTAGCGAACAGTTTATATCTTGTTCCATTGCTGCCTTTGTTTACAGGGGACGAATCCTTTTTTTTACTTTGGTTACAATTGGAAAAGGTAAAATTGTACAAAAACACACGTTACAGTAGTGCCGAAGTGTACATTGAAAATATAACCCCTAGCCGAATGGAAGAGAGGGTGGGGTATGATTTTGAGCAGAAGAGCTTGCAGTTCAGAAGTCAGCAGGAAGGGCATGGTGCGGCTGCTTTTCATGGCCATGAAGAGGCAGACCGCGATCGTAAGAATGAGATTGAGAGATATTTTTCTGCTTTGGACAAGGGACTAATGACCCTGATCCAAAATGAAAACAAACCCTTGATTATAGCTTGTCAGGATTATTTGTTCCCCATTTATCAGAAGGTAAATACCTTCAAATATCTCTTGGCAGATCATATTTCATTGGATCCAACGGAAATGAATGTGTCCAAGTTACGGGAATTGGCGTGGGATAAGTTGAGTCCTGTTTTCGACAAGGAGCGTTTGGAAAAAATAGATAATTTTAAAAAGCTGGACGGGACCGCAAGAACATCCAGCAATATAGAGCAGATTTTGCCTGCTGCCATTCAAGGAAAAATAGATGCTTTATTTATTCAGAAAAATGAAGATATATGGGGGATTTATGAACCTAAAAAAAATTCGGTTAGAGTGGATAAGGAATTGCTTCCTTCCAATGTATCCCTTTTAAATAAGGCGGCCATGAAAACGTTTGTGAATGGAGGAAAGGTCTATTTAATGGAAAAAGAAGATATGCCAAATGCGTTTTCTATAATTAATGCCCTTTACAGATATTAATTTTTCTTTATTTACCCTTTGAAAGTGTGGCATGGTCTACAATAGTATCCAATTTTTTTGGACAATTTTTGTATCGTTGATTGTTTAACCCTATCTATCTGTGCAATGGAAATTAAAGAATAAAATATCTGCGTACATATTAGCTCGCAGCTTGTTTTTCCAAAGTCATTTATAAAGGCTTTGCACATTATTACGGATGTCGGACATTGATCCAAACACCTATGGTATCGTATGATTGAAAGGGTTTTTTAGATTTGGACAAGCATACCTTACTGTAATTTAAGTAAGTTTTCTGCTTTGCAAACAATTTTTGATCGAGACTAGGAGATCTGATAGGTCAGATGGTTTTACAATAAAGTCATAGGCCCCCATGTCAATACCTTTTTTAATATCCTTTTTTTCACTTCTAGCGCTAAAAAAAATCAAGGGTATATTTTTCAGATCAGCATGGGTTCCCAAAGTTTTCAATAGTTCAAAGCCATCCATCTCCGGCATCCAGATATCGCTGACAATAAGATCTGGCAAGAACTTCAAAACTTTGGAATAGCCTTCCTTTCCATTGGTGGCCGTTATAACCGAATAGCCTTCCATTTCCAAAAGTTCTGAGGTATTTTCAAGTATGGTGCGGTTGTCTTCAACAACTAGAATAGTAGCCATGGTCCATTGTTAGTTTTTTTAGGGAGTTAATGAGATAGTTTTAAATTAATGATTTTTTGACTAAAATGCCAATAATCTTAGCTGTTATTTTAAATGGGACCGAATGAAAATTCGATTTGTGAAGGTAATTTTGAGGGTTTAGGAAATTGGAATTACAATTGTAAAAGCACTGCCCTTTCCTAGAACACTCTTAAATTGAATATTTCCACCGAATAGTTCCAGATATCGTTGAACGATACTAAGTCCCAAGCCCGTACCTTGGATATGTTCTACGTTACTAGCTCTAAAAAAACTTGTGAAGAGATTTTTTTGATCTTCCTCCGGGATGCCCAAACCTTGGTCCTCAATGGTTATTGTAAGATGATCTGTCCTGAGTGCGCTCTTAATGTTTATTTGGTCATTAGAGTATTTCAAGGCATTGGACAGCAAGTTTAGGATGATATTCCTTAAAATTTTTGGGTCCAAATTAAGCCTTTTGGACCCCGTATGCCTGTAATAGATACGCTGGCCTTTTTTGAGAAGGCCTTTCATATCGGTGACAATGTTTTGTATAAACGGCTCCAGATCAAAAACTTCCTTATGTATCTGTATAATTCCCTTATCCAACTGATGTAAGGATAAAAAGTCATCCAAAATATTCACAAAATGGTCCACGGAAGATTTGATTCGGGCAATATGTTTGTTGGATTTATCATACTGCCCCAAGCTGTTATATCTTTCAATTAAAATAATGGACGACATTACAATGGTAATGGGAGTGCGCAATTCGTGGGAGGCAATGGTAATGAAATTACTTTTTAAATCATTGATCCTTTTTTCCGCTTCCAAGGCTTTGATCAACTCTTTGGAACGTTCTTTTATCTTTAACTCTAGATTGTCGGTATAAATTTGCTTTTCTTCGTCCAGTTTAGTTCGCACGGTAATGTCCTCACCTGCACTTAGTACCCCTATCTGGTCGCCATTCTTGCCCAATAAGGTGGTATTGTGCCAAGACATCATACGTTCTTCCCTGTTTTTATACCTCACTTTGCACTCTAATTCAGGGGCCAATAATTTTATTTTGCGTTCAAAATCTATTAGGCTTGGATCATATTCCTTTCCGTTTTCTTTACATATTAGAAAATCGAACCAGTTTTGGCCCAATAGTTCCACTCTATCATAACCTAATAGGTCGCATCCCTTTTGATTGATCATTTGAATTTTGTGATCCTTGTCCAATAGTATAAAAACCACTGGGGCCAGATCTAAATACTGTTGAATTTTTTCCTTTTCACTTTGAAGGGCTTTGTGCTGTCGCTGAATTATTCTGGCTTGTCTAACCTCCGTTATATCCTGCATGGACAGGCGGCATTGCAACAGCCCCTTTATGTTTTTTGTAATGGAGCCCTGTACAAGAGCATGAAAAGAGCCACTGTTGTTTCGGTTAATTTCTAGTTCAAAGGGTTTTAATATCCCGTTCTGGAAAGCTTCCTTCAATTTAATAAATAGTACGTGAGCCTCGTTTGCCCCCATAAAGGCAGATAGGGCTCTTTTTAAAATTTTCGTCCTATCAATACCTATCAGGGAACAGGCGGTTAGGTTTATGTTTTCTATTTCTCCCTTTTCATTTAATATTATATAACCTATTGGTGCAAAATCGAAAAGGTCCGTATATTGATCGCGAATGTCCTCCAAGCGATGCTGGGCTTCACGCAATTCCTGGTTCTGCATTTCCAGTTCTACTTGATGCACTTCAAGTTCGTGCATTAGTTCTTTGGCCTCCTCTATGGTTAGTTCCGGTCCACCTGATGGTGTTGTACTTATCTTGGCCTCTGCTTTGGAACGCAAGTTGCTGGAATGGGAACCTTTATCGACCATTTTTATAATCTTTTAGGGTTTTTAATTCTTTTTCAGCAGCGACAAGATCTGTAATATCTATGGAAGAACAAGCTACTCCGGTTATTTTTTGATCCTCGCCAATGGGGCGGACCATTAGGTCATAATACCGGGCTTCCCCACCAATTTTTAACTCCAGTGTGGCCCTTTGGGGTTTGCCCGTATCTAGTACTTTTCGTTTAATATTATCCAATTTTTTGGCATCCTCCTTGGAA contains the following coding sequences:
- a CDS encoding sulfatase-like hydrolase/transferase, which encodes MNLKIIFQLSLAVTFLFSCKGDKLDKIEGDHTSDKPNIVWIYLEDTAPLLGCYGEPLVDTPNIDSLATRGVLYKNVFMPAPVCSASRSSIITGMMSTSFGAQNHHSSRTTESAIYLPEQTQTIPELFKGAGYFTFNNGKDDYNFVYDRKDLYDQEYVYHPLYGKSGERLDLASLKGKEPFFGQIQMYGGKEIFNSKFKENVASPVDRSQIKLPPYLPHHPAIVEEYANHLDAIQITDEKVGEIMGKLRENDLLKNTIVFFFSDHGMRLTRNKQFLYDGGLQVPLIIADFREGKSKIQTGSVNSDLIAGLDLGTTALALAKIPIPENMEGRDIFNESIGPREFVISTRDRCDFTIDRIRSVRSKEFKYIRNFMTDRPYTQPTYMDFDKVEFVGVMKQLHAEGKLNEAQDRFMAAVRPSEELYDINADPFELNNLAQNPQYSRVLEKYRSVLNQWVLETDDKGQYGEDEAGLKFMLGIWGKDCVNPEYDVLRKKYPNFEGSLVYLKREPSKKVEPDFVGTPLFDIEGDQLVQFSLRPIDAE
- a CDS encoding baeRF7 domain-containing protein, which produces MAIITKKELQDLESIRNVHCISIYMPTHQKGEEVLQQEDAKLLKNHLKEVKNKLEREPLGKREIAELIAPIQELIHDGEFWRHQSNGLALFLTNGIVKMYSLPISFESFNHVANSLYLVPLLPLFTGDESFFLLWLQLEKVKLYKNTRYSSAEVYIENITPSRMEERVGYDFEQKSLQFRSQQEGHGAAAFHGHEEADRDRKNEIERYFSALDKGLMTLIQNENKPLIIACQDYLFPIYQKVNTFKYLLADHISLDPTEMNVSKLRELAWDKLSPVFDKERLEKIDNFKKLDGTARTSSNIEQILPAAIQGKIDALFIQKNEDIWGIYEPKKNSVRVDKELLPSNVSLLNKAAMKTFVNGGKVYLMEKEDMPNAFSIINALYRY
- a CDS encoding response regulator; the encoded protein is MATILVVEDNRTILENTSELLEMEGYSVITATNGKEGYSKVLKFLPDLIVSDIWMPEMDGFELLKTLGTHADLKNIPLIFFSARSEKKDIKKGIDMGAYDFIVKPSDLSDLLVSIKNCLQSRKLT
- a CDS encoding sensor histidine kinase translates to MVDKGSHSSNLRSKAEAKISTTPSGGPELTIEEAKELMHELEVHQVELEMQNQELREAQHRLEDIRDQYTDLFDFAPIGYIILNEKGEIENINLTACSLIGIDRTKILKRALSAFMGANEAHVLFIKLKEAFQNGILKPFELEINRNNSGSFHALVQGSITKNIKGLLQCRLSMQDITEVRQARIIQRQHKALQSEKEKIQQYLDLAPVVFILLDKDHKIQMINQKGCDLLGYDRVELLGQNWFDFLICKENGKEYDPSLIDFERKIKLLAPELECKVRYKNREERMMSWHNTTLLGKNGDQIGVLSAGEDITVRTKLDEEKQIYTDNLELKIKERSKELIKALEAEKRINDLKSNFITIASHELRTPITIVMSSIILIERYNSLGQYDKSNKHIARIKSSVDHFVNILDDFLSLHQLDKGIIQIHKEVFDLEPFIQNIVTDMKGLLKKGQRIYYRHTGSKRLNLDPKILRNIILNLLSNALKYSNDQINIKSALRTDHLTITIEDQGLGIPEEDQKNLFTSFFRASNVEHIQGTGLGLSIVQRYLELFGGNIQFKSVLGKGSAFTIVIPIS